The Bubalus bubalis isolate 160015118507 breed Murrah chromosome 18, NDDB_SH_1, whole genome shotgun sequence genome contains a region encoding:
- the LOC102413305 gene encoding zinc finger protein 501, producing the protein MAAAKLRDPHQESVTFEDVVVYFSWEEWGLLDENQRCLYHDVMLENFALVTSLGCWYGMEEAVAFSVESVPVEQTSQGKTVVPYPSVEKTQPCEGCVRARRDGLQLPEHQGLHPEQNSQPGEECEKQPRFGPGLHPEPSNEKPSRRDTDKACVRSYRFHISAKPVTCEEVGRDFLAMLNLLQHQATLKGTKPQSSLQCAEPVPGGEGQHKCSEYEKLFSCEYTLFQNQQILTRKNYQDCDDCEKPFNQSSLLINCQRPDNTGARPYECSECGKSFSQSYRLIQHHRSHTAARPYKCNECGKAFSYKLRLVQHLQIHSKVRPYECGECGKSFSYSSTLIKHQRVHTGARPYKCGECGNSFSQSSNLIQHQKIHSGARPYKCTECGKSFSYKCKLVQHLRIHTGERPYECGECGKSFSHSSTLNQHQRIHTGARPYKCDECEKSFSQKSNLIQHRRVHTGEKPYECGECGKSFSQSSHIIQHRKLHTR; encoded by the exons ATGGCGGCAGCGAAATTGAGGGACCCGCATCAG GAAAGTGTGACCTTTGAAGATGTGGTTGTGTACTTCTCCTGGGAGGAGTGGGGTCTCTTGGATGAGAATCAGAGATGCCTGTACCAcgatgtgatgctggagaactttGCGCTTGTGACCTCACTGG GTTGTTGGTATGGAATGGAGGAGGCAGTGGCATTTTCTGTGGAGAGTGTTCCTGTAGAACAAACATCACAGGGCAAGACTGTAGTTCCATACCCATCCGTTGAGAAGACTCAGCCCTGTGAGGGGTGTGTCAGGGCCAGGAGAGACGGTCTCCAGCTGCCTGAGCACCAAGGCCTGCATCCTGAGCAAAACTCACAGCCCGGTGAGGAGTGTGAGAAGCAACCAAGGTTCGGCCCTGGCCTCCACCCAGAGCCCAGCAATGAGAAGCCATCCAGAAGGGACACAGACAAGGCATGCGTGAGAAGTTACAGATTTCACATATCAGCAAAGCCCGTCACCTGTGAGGAAGTGGGCAGGGATTTCCTGGCTATGCTGAACCTCCTGCAGCATCAGGCCACACTCAAAGGGACGAAGCCGCAGAGCAGCCTTCAGTGCGCAGAGCCCGTTCCCGGGGGAGAAGGTCAGCACAAGTGCAGTGAGTATGAGAAGCTGTTTAGCTGTGAATACACGCTTTTCCAGAATCAGCAGATTCTCACTAGAAAAAACTACCAGGACTGTGATGACTGTGAGAAACCTTTTAACCAAAGTTCCCTCCTCATCAATTGCCAGAGACCTGATAACACAGGAGCAAGGCCTTACGAGTGCAGCGAATGTGGGAAGTCCTTTAGCCAAAGCTACAGACTCATTCAACACCACAGAAGTCACACTGCAGCACGGCCTTATAAGTGcaatgaatgtgggaaagcctttagCTACAAATTAAGACTTGTGCAGCACCTCCAGATTCACAGTAAAGTGAGGCCTTACGAGTGTGGTGAGTGTGGGAAATCCTTCAGCTACAGCTCTACTCTCATTAAACACCAGAGAGTTCACACTGGAGCCAGGCCTTATAAGTGTGGTGAGTGCGGGAATTCCTTTAGCCAAAGCTCCAATCTCATTCAACACCAGAAGATCCACAGTGGGGCAAGGCCTTATAAATGCACTGAATGTGGAAAATCTTTCAGTTACAAATGCAAACTTGTGCAGCACCTGCGCATTCACACTGGAGAGAGGCCTTATGAGTGTGGGGAATGTGGGAAATCCTTTAGCCACAGCTCCACCCTCAATCAACAccagagaattcacactggagCCAGACCGTACAAGTGTGATGAATGTGAGAAGTCCTTCAGCCAAAAGTCCAATCTCATTCAGCACCGGAGAGTTCACACAGGAGAAAAGCCTTATGAATGTGGggaatgtgggaaatcttttagTCAAAGCTCCCACATCATTCAACACAGAAAACTGCACACCAGATAA